In Methanomicrobium antiquum, one DNA window encodes the following:
- a CDS encoding Yip1 family protein, with product MIESIISKVKGFILNPVEAFQQSKKDDVNEVFIYFGVLLVVYSVLVAIMSVIGFGGVMPGGQSIVMVLISSLLGTLILTLVFAVWLHLWVYLLGGKNGIMATIKSVIYASTPELLLGWLPVIGLIFSLWSIVLGILGLRELQDISTSKAVIVYVIAVLIPVILLVMVAAFFMISFMSITETMA from the coding sequence ATGATAGAGAGCATTATTTCAAAGGTCAAGGGTTTTATTCTAAACCCTGTTGAAGCATTTCAACAGTCAAAAAAAGATGATGTAAATGAAGTATTCATTTATTTTGGCGTTTTATTGGTAGTTTATTCAGTCCTTGTTGCAATTATGTCCGTAATAGGGTTTGGAGGAGTTATGCCCGGCGGCCAGAGCATTGTCATGGTGTTGATAAGCAGTCTTTTAGGTACACTCATTCTGACACTTGTATTTGCAGTATGGCTTCATCTCTGGGTATACCTGCTTGGAGGGAAAAATGGCATAATGGCGACTATCAAATCTGTTATTTATGCAAGCACTCCTGAACTTCTTTTGGGATGGTTACCTGTAATTGGTCTGATTTTTTCATTATGGTCGATTGTTCTTGGTATTTTAGGATTAAGGGAGCTTCAGGACATAAGCACTTCAAAGGCTGTTATTGTCTATGTTATTGCTGTTTTGATTCCTGTGATTCTTTTGGTAATGGTTGCCGCATTTTTTATGATTTCTTTTATGAGCATTACAGAAACAATGGCATAA
- a CDS encoding cache domain-containing protein gives MKGISCLVVLILMLGFFMGVAGCMQNDSENTDSTPQLTDNSATEYTTNETLVAFVDSAVSYARENGKEKALAEFSNPNGSFVKGELYIYAYDFNGTTIAHPFNPEKIGVNRLDETDASGGLFIKDLRDMALNESGFVRFYYINPAHDRVVESKLGYVAKVDDDWWLGSGIYI, from the coding sequence ATGAAAGGAATTTCCTGTCTGGTTGTTTTAATTTTAATGCTTGGCTTTTTTATGGGAGTTGCCGGATGTATGCAAAACGATTCGGAAAATACAGATTCGACGCCTCAGCTGACAGACAATTCTGCAACTGAATATACAACAAATGAGACTTTGGTAGCTTTTGTTGACAGCGCTGTATCTTATGCCCGTGAGAACGGAAAAGAAAAGGCTTTGGCAGAATTTTCTAATCCGAACGGTTCTTTTGTCAAAGGAGAGTTATACATCTATGCCTACGATTTTAACGGAACAACAATTGCACATCCGTTTAATCCTGAAAAAATTGGTGTAAACCGTTTAGATGAAACTGACGCGTCCGGTGGGCTTTTCATTAAAGATTTACGTGATATGGCATTGAATGAAAGCGGATTTGTAAGATTTTATTATATTAATCCTGCTCATGACCGTGTTGTTGAGTCAAAGCTCGGTTATGTCGCAAAAGTTGATGATGACTGGTGGTTAGGTTCAGGAATCTATATTTAA
- a CDS encoding TATA-box-binding protein has translation MVEKDYESLKIENMVASGVIAESIDLFEFTEKVENCEFNKKRFPGAVFRIEDPKIACLIFSSGKIVITGVRDNKSLEIGIEKVLKALNDAGIKPLDKPDIAVTNMVCSYNLERKINLNKMAVTLNIENVEYEPEQFPGLVYRIFDPKIVCLIFSSGKTILTGGKNLEDVKRGVDVLEKTLDNIL, from the coding sequence ATGGTTGAAAAAGATTACGAGTCGCTGAAAATTGAGAACATGGTTGCATCTGGTGTCATCGCTGAATCCATTGATCTTTTTGAATTTACAGAAAAGGTTGAAAACTGCGAATTTAACAAAAAGCGCTTCCCGGGAGCTGTCTTTAGGATTGAAGATCCTAAAATCGCATGCCTGATTTTCTCATCTGGAAAGATTGTGATTACCGGTGTCAGAGACAATAAATCCCTTGAAATAGGAATTGAAAAAGTTTTGAAAGCTCTTAATGACGCTGGTATCAAACCTCTCGACAAACCTGACATTGCTGTTACCAATATGGTCTGTTCATATAACCTTGAAAGAAAAATTAACCTGAACAAAATGGCTGTAACTTTGAATATCGAAAATGTCGAGTATGAACCGGAACAGTTCCCGGGTCTTGTATACCGCATATTTGATCCAAAAATTGTCTGTTTGATATTCTCATCAGGAAAGACAATTCTTACAGGCGGTAAGAATCTTGAGGATGTTAAAAGAGGAGTAGATGTCCTTGAAAAGACTCTTGACAATATTCTGTAA
- a CDS encoding glutamine synthetase family protein → MTGSDILMNPNDLVKFIKKSPADFTKEDIIRFCEAKEIEMINFRYVADDGKLKTLNFIISSKEYLDTILSDGERVDGSNIFSFIEAGSSDLYVIPRYRTAFVNPFAEVPTLEILCSYYDNEGKPLESSPEYVLKKADAEFTKETGAVFKTLGELEYYVIGDAEDSYPAIDQKGYHSAEPFVKYEALRVEAMTLIAKAGGKIKYGHSEVGCFTQENKYYEQHEIEFLPMPAEEAVEQLLVAKWIVRMLGYRYGVEVSFAPKIVVGKAGSGLHFHMMAEKDGKNLLVENDKLSPMARKMIAGVLDLGDALTAFGNTVPTSYLRLVPHQEAPTNVCWGDRNRSVVVRVPLGWTGANHMTQDANPNDKSLTADRPSKQTYEYRVGDGSADIYLLVAGLITASLHGINMEDGLKRAEELYVSGNIFSPEYKERLLQLKQLPLSCFESADVLEEKRSYFEKNGIFPSGMIDSTIRKLKGFNDKGLSEKLYGNNEAIEELVADYIHVA, encoded by the coding sequence ATGACTGGTTCAGATATTTTGATGAATCCAAATGATCTGGTGAAATTTATAAAAAAAAGTCCTGCTGATTTTACAAAAGAGGACATAATCAGGTTTTGTGAAGCAAAAGAGATTGAAATGATAAACTTCCGCTATGTTGCGGATGACGGAAAATTAAAAACCTTGAATTTTATTATTTCTTCTAAGGAATATCTTGATACAATCCTCTCTGACGGTGAAAGGGTTGACGGGAGCAATATTTTTTCATTTATTGAAGCAGGAAGCAGTGATCTGTATGTGATTCCGCGTTACAGAACAGCTTTTGTAAATCCCTTTGCAGAAGTGCCAACTCTTGAAATTCTCTGTTCTTATTATGACAACGAGGGAAAACCTCTTGAAAGCTCACCTGAATATGTCTTGAAAAAGGCAGACGCAGAATTTACAAAGGAGACCGGTGCAGTTTTCAAGACACTTGGAGAGCTTGAGTACTACGTAATCGGAGATGCAGAGGACTCATATCCAGCAATTGACCAGAAAGGCTACCATTCAGCCGAGCCTTTTGTTAAATACGAGGCTCTTCGCGTTGAGGCAATGACTCTTATTGCAAAGGCCGGCGGAAAGATAAAGTACGGACACTCAGAGGTCGGGTGCTTTACACAGGAGAATAAATATTATGAACAGCATGAGATTGAGTTTCTCCCTATGCCTGCCGAAGAGGCAGTAGAACAGCTTCTTGTTGCAAAGTGGATAGTAAGAATGCTTGGATACAGATATGGTGTTGAAGTAAGTTTCGCTCCAAAGATTGTAGTTGGAAAGGCTGGTTCAGGTCTTCATTTCCATATGATGGCAGAAAAGGACGGCAAAAACCTTCTTGTTGAAAATGACAAATTAAGTCCGATGGCACGCAAAATGATTGCCGGTGTTTTAGATCTCGGCGATGCTCTGACAGCGTTTGGAAACACAGTACCGACATCATACCTTCGTTTGGTTCCGCACCAGGAAGCACCTACAAATGTCTGCTGGGGCGACAGAAACAGATCTGTTGTAGTCCGTGTTCCTCTTGGATGGACCGGTGCCAATCACATGACACAGGATGCAAATCCAAACGACAAGTCATTAACAGCAGACAGGCCTTCAAAGCAGACTTATGAATACCGTGTCGGCGATGGTTCTGCAGATATTTATCTCCTTGTTGCAGGTCTTATTACTGCATCACTTCATGGAATTAACATGGAGGACGGACTTAAAAGAGCAGAGGAGCTTTACGTCAGCGGAAACATCTTCAGTCCGGAGTATAAAGAGCGCCTTTTACAGCTAAAACAGCTCCCGCTTTCATGCTTTGAATCTGCAGATGTGCTGGAAGAAAAGCGAAGCTACTTTGAGAAGAATGGAATATTTCCTTCCGGCATGATTGATTCAACAATCAGGAAGTTAAAGGGATTCAATGACAAAGGTCTAAGTGAGAAGCTCTACGGCAACAATGAAGCAATTGAAGAACTTGTTGCAGATTATATCCATGTAGCATAA
- a CDS encoding DUF1294 domain-containing protein codes for MSFLVFAADKIKAVKGKWRISENNLLIFAFFGPFGALFAMKVAHHKTHKKKFLLVYLFLLIHLAVMFLYLTGNF; via the coding sequence GTGTCATTTCTGGTGTTTGCGGCTGATAAGATTAAAGCAGTTAAAGGAAAGTGGAGAATTTCAGAAAATAATCTTTTAATTTTTGCATTTTTCGGTCCGTTCGGTGCACTTTTTGCAATGAAGGTAGCGCATCACAAAACACATAAGAAAAAATTCCTGCTTGTTTATCTCTTTTTGTTAATACATCTCGCAGTAATGTTCTTGTATTTGACCGGAAATTTTTGA
- a CDS encoding efflux RND transporter permease subunit: MKTPYQHIAGFVSKNPKIITAIVLIWFFISLYGMTQVTMKTGDETYIDKTTPRGILLDDYKELFSSDSIMVIFESDSITNPDFLNFMNRIMTDFSNERGVSSVSGIVNLMKSANNGKIPESVAEINEVKSKIDSDVLERYLPSNMLTIGIISLETGISSSNQEALLTNLETIIEISDTPPGTSVTLSGNPAFQKQMGEEMGKSTGILIFAAMLLMIIAVGILFGQVSYRFLPVGVVFVGLINTFGVMGLFGIPVSMVVIAAFPVLIGIGIDYAIQLHSRYDDEVNSTKDPVKAAYNTIKNSGPSVLYAMIATSLGFVAMYITPIPMVFDFGVTCIIGVISCYIAALLIVPTFGILIDYKAKQTSKSGISKKMMKYNNFIGNISYKIAKKPVFILLILGLVAIVGVQLDDKVPISYDEETFVPPDMPALVDMKKVTRTMGSTSTLTVYLKGDNLLTPDVLKWIDEFGEYETENRNELTSVTSVATLLKQYNGGIIPDTKGKVNEVLTKIPTSGLNSYLNGQMNGVIEFGMLELEVDPTKSLVENVNRDLEWNYPPPGITATLTGSTEMGINLVDEIANGKLLMTLLGFGLIFIWLIFVYRRFSAISPLIPIIMIVGWNGAIMYILGIDYTPMTAVLGSMTIGVASEYTILIMERYNEERRRGRDKYEAIRTGVEKIGAAITVSGLTTVFGFSALLLSTFNIIKNFGTVTVITVGFSLIGAIVVMPAVLSVMSKFEQKIE, encoded by the coding sequence TTGAAAACACCTTATCAGCATATTGCCGGATTTGTGTCAAAAAATCCCAAAATAATTACAGCAATTGTTCTAATCTGGTTTTTTATATCTCTTTACGGAATGACCCAGGTCACAATGAAAACCGGAGATGAAACATATATTGACAAAACAACCCCAAGAGGCATTTTACTAGATGATTATAAAGAACTTTTCAGTTCAGATTCAATAATGGTCATATTTGAATCAGATTCAATAACAAATCCTGATTTTCTTAATTTTATGAACAGAATCATGACTGACTTTTCAAATGAAAGAGGAGTTAGTAGTGTTTCAGGCATAGTAAATCTGATGAAATCTGCAAATAATGGAAAAATACCCGAATCAGTTGCCGAAATAAATGAAGTAAAATCTAAAATAGATTCAGATGTACTTGAAAGGTACCTGCCTTCCAATATGCTTACAATAGGTATAATTTCTCTTGAAACCGGGATTTCATCCTCAAACCAGGAAGCACTTTTAACAAACCTTGAAACAATAATAGAAATTTCAGACACACCTCCGGGAACATCTGTAACTCTCTCCGGAAATCCGGCATTCCAGAAACAGATGGGAGAGGAGATGGGAAAATCCACAGGAATTTTAATTTTTGCGGCAATGCTTCTAATGATTATAGCTGTCGGGATATTATTCGGACAGGTAAGTTATCGTTTTCTTCCTGTCGGTGTTGTGTTTGTAGGTCTAATAAACACCTTCGGAGTAATGGGGCTTTTTGGAATTCCAGTAAGTATGGTTGTCATAGCGGCTTTTCCTGTATTAATAGGAATTGGAATAGACTATGCAATCCAGCTTCATTCGCGTTATGATGACGAGGTTAATTCAACAAAAGATCCTGTAAAAGCGGCATATAATACAATAAAAAATTCAGGGCCTTCCGTTTTATATGCAATGATTGCAACCTCACTCGGATTTGTTGCTATGTATATTACTCCTATTCCCATGGTCTTTGACTTTGGAGTTACATGCATTATAGGCGTAATATCCTGTTACATCGCCGCTTTATTAATTGTCCCGACATTTGGAATTCTTATTGACTATAAAGCAAAACAAACATCTAAAAGTGGTATTTCCAAAAAGATGATGAAATATAACAACTTCATCGGAAACATATCATATAAAATTGCAAAAAAACCTGTTTTTATTCTTCTTATTTTAGGACTTGTGGCAATTGTCGGCGTCCAGCTTGATGATAAAGTGCCGATAAGTTACGATGAAGAAACTTTTGTTCCCCCGGATATGCCCGCCCTTGTTGACATGAAAAAAGTAACAAGGACAATGGGTTCAACTTCGACACTGACAGTTTATTTAAAAGGCGACAATCTTCTGACTCCCGATGTTTTAAAATGGATTGATGAATTTGGAGAATATGAAACCGAAAACAGAAACGAATTAACATCAGTTACAAGTGTTGCAACACTTCTAAAGCAGTATAATGGCGGCATAATTCCTGATACAAAAGGAAAAGTAAACGAAGTTTTAACAAAAATTCCTACATCCGGCCTTAATTCGTATTTGAATGGTCAGATGAACGGTGTTATTGAATTTGGAATGCTTGAACTGGAGGTTGATCCAACAAAATCCCTTGTTGAAAATGTAAACCGTGACCTTGAATGGAATTACCCCCCACCCGGAATTACAGCCACTCTGACAGGAAGTACTGAAATGGGCATAAACCTTGTTGATGAGATTGCAAACGGCAAACTTCTAATGACACTGCTTGGTTTTGGCCTGATTTTTATCTGGCTGATTTTTGTCTACCGAAGATTTTCAGCAATATCACCTCTTATTCCAATCATCATGATTGTTGGATGGAACGGCGCTATTATGTATATTCTCGGAATTGACTACACACCAATGACTGCAGTATTAGGCTCCATGACCATTGGTGTTGCATCAGAGTATACAATTCTTATAATGGAGCGCTACAATGAGGAAAGAAGGCGTGGCAGGGATAAATATGAAGCAATCAGAACAGGTGTTGAAAAGATTGGTGCGGCAATCACAGTGTCAGGTCTAACAACAGTATTTGGATTCTCGGCGCTCCTGCTTTCAACATTCAATATAATCAAAAATTTTGGAACAGTTACAGTAATTACTGTTGGATTTTCACTTATCGGAGCAATTGTTGTAATGCCTGCTGTTTTATCTGTCATGTCAAAATTTGAACAGAAAATTGAATGA
- a CDS encoding YIP1 family protein, with the protein MSDIVQPYDNNYERRGLNQSKVRVGGQLYYLIMDTESMTLKQVSGPQSSPYVYPYNIVSGISLVSNEYFEPCLEITISYETMETAGMTLVFETSEERDSAFSSLNQMVSNPAFVPPVTPEQKDYSDKTSQTGHFTENNLHNHNFEDQNIQKHGYDSYETEKPYVSGYNSGYESVDEYRSGDYPTGYENFENYTGYDRSQAGYDEYDRGRHQSYESEKKYDSYGGGFTKSFDEYKYSQSDLTIIEKITGFLRYPSETFESVSSEDLKSGILYAGLMLCLFSVVSVLFSAIIASAIAPESTIYNNLLSDIPELIRLILEYLIFGVFCVLIYGILVFLLTKITGQELFFTESFITTLYSVTAIGTIGLIPLFGIFLAPLWMIFLQIKGLCSAYDIEVKFAAVSAVIPAVIMFAVFYYLIISGEVAFI; encoded by the coding sequence ATGAGTGATATTGTGCAGCCTTATGACAACAACTATGAAAGAAGGGGATTGAACCAGTCAAAAGTGCGGGTGGGGGGTCAGTTGTACTATCTCATCATGGACACAGAGAGCATGACATTAAAACAGGTTTCAGGACCTCAAAGCTCTCCATATGTTTATCCATATAACATAGTATCCGGCATATCTTTGGTCTCAAATGAATATTTTGAACCATGCCTTGAGATAACTATAAGCTATGAAACCATGGAAACCGCCGGCATGACTCTTGTTTTTGAGACAAGTGAAGAAAGAGACTCAGCTTTCTCTTCACTCAATCAGATGGTTTCAAACCCTGCATTCGTACCTCCGGTAACTCCGGAACAAAAAGATTATTCAGATAAAACATCACAAACAGGACACTTTACAGAAAATAATCTACATAATCATAATTTTGAAGATCAAAACATACAAAAACACGGTTATGACTCATATGAAACTGAAAAACCATATGTTTCAGGATATAATTCCGGATATGAATCAGTAGATGAATATAGGTCAGGAGATTATCCGACAGGTTATGAAAACTTTGAAAATTACACAGGATATGATAGATCTCAGGCAGGTTACGATGAATATGACCGAGGCAGACATCAATCCTATGAATCTGAAAAGAAATATGACTCATATGGAGGGGGTTTTACAAAATCATTTGATGAATACAAATATTCACAGAGTGATCTGACAATAATTGAAAAAATCACAGGATTTTTAAGATATCCTTCAGAAACATTTGAATCAGTATCATCTGAGGATTTAAAATCCGGAATTTTATATGCCGGTCTTATGCTTTGTTTGTTTTCAGTTGTAAGTGTTTTATTCTCTGCAATTATTGCATCAGCAATTGCGCCTGAAAGTACAATATATAATAATCTTTTATCTGATATTCCCGAACTGATAAGACTTATTCTTGAATATCTTATATTTGGAGTGTTCTGTGTTTTGATATACGGAATACTTGTATTTCTGCTTACAAAAATTACAGGTCAGGAGCTTTTCTTCACAGAATCGTTCATAACAACCCTGTATTCTGTAACTGCAATTGGAACAATCGGTCTTATTCCTCTGTTTGGAATATTCCTAGCACCACTATGGATGATATTTCTGCAGATAAAAGGGCTTTGCAGTGCCTATGACATAGAAGTTAAATTTGCGGCAGTATCCGCTGTCATACCTGCAGTAATAATGTTTGCAGTCTTTTATTATCTTATAATAAGTGGCGAGGTGGCATTTATATGA
- a CDS encoding PKD domain-containing protein: protein MKFIHYENNKNLKISKKTFNISTLILLLTAVFFISPAAAEPAFEWEIYIINTEDWEDTNEYLAYDGTIYEVHFFDKSSDSKSWSWEFGDDDWWGSTEKNPVHIFTEEEVLDGNYMIKVKLSIVDSSGSGDTVSNTLFFDPDDPWTPRNTIFELTPKPTSTPTPVPTTVAPTPVPTTTAPTAQPTQKASQSLEIPGISQELKKLQDTYQDLIVVIKSMFGIS, encoded by the coding sequence ATGAAATTTATCCATTACGAAAATAACAAAAATTTAAAAATTTCCAAAAAGACTTTTAACATATCTACTTTAATTCTCCTCCTGACAGCAGTATTCTTTATATCTCCGGCCGCGGCAGAACCTGCGTTTGAATGGGAGATATATATTATCAATACAGAAGACTGGGAAGATACAAACGAATATCTCGCATATGACGGAACTATCTACGAAGTCCATTTCTTTGACAAATCCTCTGATTCCAAAAGCTGGAGCTGGGAGTTTGGCGATGATGACTGGTGGGGCTCAACAGAAAAAAATCCTGTCCACATCTTTACAGAAGAAGAAGTTCTGGATGGGAATTACATGATTAAAGTTAAGCTTTCTATTGTTGACAGTTCAGGTTCCGGAGATACAGTTTCAAACACTTTATTTTTTGATCCTGATGATCCATGGACTCCAAGAAATACTATCTTTGAACTGACTCCAAAACCAACCAGTACACCAACACCCGTTCCAACAACTGTTGCACCAACTCCTGTACCAACAACTACTGCTCCGACAGCACAACCAACACAGAAAGCTTCTCAATCCCTTGAGATACCCGGAATTTCACAAGAGTTGAAAAAGCTTCAGGACACATATCAGGATTTAATAGTTGTTATAAAATCAATGTTTGGAATAAGTTAA
- a CDS encoding MFS transporter: MKMKITVFLGVFVVMALSNAVVPVLPSFADEMPAIQGAIFSAYFFGAFLTVLPAGMLSDRIGKMPLIRTGLFLTIITGIAMVLLQNPFLIISARLAEGIAAGLFVSCAMSWVNEQYNHKILSGYFFASLNLGLVLGLLMSGFLNQFLGAGGGLLLFTIISFLPFLFGMRTSAPDFTSGHEKTGDPKAVLIDFKWLFLSIIILTGATGVVTSLYPELTDGEPMLLSIQIGAMNVATIAASLLAPKLNLKSVPAIKTGALLMAFFVFLSYSLILSEEIVKLFIFAVIGAIAGFIMVSQMDFLADSNYRQGTVMGLFNTSGYAGMTFLPFFAGLIVQFSGYMPAFLFVSALCVIIALFIDRCTHCRL; the protein is encoded by the coding sequence ATGAAGATGAAAATAACTGTATTTTTAGGCGTATTTGTAGTAATGGCGCTTTCTAATGCAGTTGTTCCTGTTCTCCCTTCTTTTGCAGATGAAATGCCTGCTATTCAGGGTGCTATTTTTTCTGCATACTTTTTTGGTGCTTTTTTAACTGTTCTTCCTGCAGGAATGCTTTCTGACAGAATCGGAAAAATGCCGCTGATAAGAACCGGGCTTTTCTTAACGATAATAACCGGAATTGCAATGGTTCTGCTTCAAAATCCTTTCCTTATAATTTCTGCAAGACTGGCTGAAGGAATTGCTGCAGGATTATTTGTTTCATGTGCGATGTCATGGGTAAATGAACAGTATAACCACAAAATTTTATCCGGATATTTTTTTGCATCTTTAAATCTCGGTTTGGTACTGGGTCTTTTAATGTCCGGATTTCTAAATCAGTTTCTGGGTGCCGGCGGAGGTCTTTTGTTATTCACAATTATCTCTTTTCTTCCTTTTTTATTTGGGATGAGGACTTCAGCACCTGATTTCACCTCCGGTCATGAAAAAACAGGAGATCCAAAAGCGGTTTTAATCGATTTTAAATGGCTCTTTTTATCGATTATAATCCTGACTGGTGCAACAGGAGTTGTAACTTCACTGTATCCTGAATTAACAGATGGCGAGCCTATGCTTCTCAGCATTCAGATTGGAGCTATGAATGTTGCAACAATTGCCGCTTCACTCCTTGCACCTAAGTTAAATTTAAAATCTGTTCCGGCTATTAAGACCGGCGCATTGTTAATGGCTTTTTTTGTATTTCTAAGCTATTCACTTATTTTATCTGAAGAGATTGTGAAATTGTTTATCTTTGCAGTCATTGGTGCAATTGCCGGTTTTATCATGGTAAGTCAGATGGATTTTCTTGCTGATTCTAATTACAGACAGGGAACAGTCATGGGTCTTTTTAACACATCAGGGTATGCAGGAATGACATTTCTGCCTTTTTTCGCAGGACTTATTGTTCAGTTTTCAGGTTATATGCCTGCTTTTTTATTTGTTTCCGCTCTTTGTGTAATAATCGCATTATTCATAGACCGGTGCACACATTGCAGGTTATAA
- a CDS encoding beta-CASP ribonuclease aCPSF1, translating to MLIEDRLKELKEKINAKVPAGINVSEVEFEGPELVIYTDDPKKFADEADLIKVLARDLRKRIVVRPNVLEDPEIAATKIKAVVSEGAGITDMFFDPDTGEVLIEAEKPGVVIGKNGTTLRDITKEIGWTPKVVRTPPIESSTVKQTRQFLRAVKDERKAFLRSIGRRIHRDLTSKDKWVRVTTLGCCREVGRAAFLLSTPESKILIDCGDKPGSSDGFPYLYVPEIFPLKSLDAVVLTHAHLDHCALVPMLYKYGFEGPVYSTPATRDLAVMLQLDYLDVVANEVNQVPYSSKEVQEYIKRSITLNYGSVTDIAPDIKLTYHNAGHILGSAIAHFHIGDGQYNIAFTGDFNYGKTRLFGPATSQFPRLEAVFMESTYGGSEDNQPSKNDAESRLYEIVNETINRGGKIIIPAFAVGRSQEVMLALEEGMRLEKIPKVKVYLDGMIKEATAIHTTYPEYLNPDLRKQIFQEGMNPFLSECFVQVDSPKIREEVIGSDPCIIITTSGMLNGGPVMEYLYALAPYEKNTLIFVGYQADGTIGRRIQKGWKEVPMGRRETIVLNLQIETVDGFSGHSDRRQLMAYVNHLNPRPEKIFTIHGDEKNTIDLASSIYKRFRIETHSPKNLETYRML from the coding sequence ATGTTGATTGAAGACAGGCTCAAAGAGCTTAAAGAGAAGATTAACGCTAAAGTACCGGCCGGTATTAATGTATCAGAAGTTGAATTCGAAGGCCCGGAACTTGTAATCTATACAGATGACCCGAAGAAATTTGCAGACGAAGCAGATTTAATAAAAGTCCTTGCAAGAGATCTTCGCAAAAGAATAGTAGTCAGACCTAATGTCCTGGAAGACCCTGAGATTGCGGCAACTAAAATAAAAGCAGTTGTTTCGGAAGGCGCAGGGATAACCGATATGTTTTTTGATCCTGATACAGGCGAGGTCTTAATAGAGGCAGAAAAACCAGGCGTTGTCATAGGAAAGAACGGAACAACCCTGCGTGATATAACAAAAGAGATTGGATGGACACCAAAGGTTGTAAGAACACCGCCAATAGAAAGTTCGACTGTAAAGCAGACACGTCAGTTTTTACGTGCTGTGAAAGATGAGAGAAAAGCATTTTTAAGGTCTATCGGGAGAAGAATTCACCGTGACCTGACAAGTAAAGATAAATGGGTTCGTGTAACAACACTTGGGTGTTGCAGGGAAGTTGGAAGAGCGGCATTTTTACTTTCAACTCCGGAAAGCAAAATATTAATCGACTGTGGCGATAAGCCCGGAAGTTCAGACGGATTTCCGTATCTTTATGTCCCTGAGATTTTCCCGCTGAAAAGTCTTGATGCGGTTGTTTTAACTCACGCACACCTTGATCACTGTGCACTTGTTCCTATGCTTTACAAATATGGATTTGAAGGTCCTGTTTACAGCACTCCGGCAACCAGGGATCTTGCTGTAATGCTTCAGCTGGATTATCTGGATGTTGTAGCAAATGAAGTCAACCAGGTACCGTACTCTTCAAAAGAAGTTCAGGAATATATCAAGCGTTCAATAACTCTTAATTATGGCAGTGTAACTGATATTGCGCCGGACATTAAACTTACTTATCATAATGCCGGACATATTCTGGGATCTGCTATTGCACATTTCCATATAGGAGACGGCCAGTATAATATTGCATTTACAGGTGACTTTAATTATGGTAAAACAAGGCTTTTTGGGCCTGCAACTTCGCAGTTTCCACGTCTTGAAGCAGTTTTCATGGAGAGTACATATGGAGGTTCTGAGGATAATCAGCCATCAAAGAATGATGCTGAGTCAAGACTTTATGAAATTGTTAATGAAACCATAAATCGTGGTGGAAAGATAATCATTCCTGCGTTTGCTGTTGGAAGATCGCAGGAGGTTATGCTTGCACTGGAAGAGGGTATGCGTCTTGAAAAGATTCCAAAGGTAAAAGTTTACCTTGACGGAATGATCAAAGAGGCGACTGCGATTCATACAACATATCCTGAATATTTAAACCCTGATTTAAGGAAACAGATTTTCCAGGAGGGAATGAATCCGTTCCTTTCTGAATGCTTCGTACAGGTTGATTCTCCAAAAATCAGAGAGGAAGTCATCGGAAGTGACCCCTGTATTATCATTACAACAAGCGGTATGCTAAACGGTGGTCCTGTAATGGAGTATTTATATGCACTTGCGCCATATGAGAAAAACACTCTTATATTTGTCGGATATCAGGCTGACGGCACAATAGGGCGCAGAATACAGAAGGGGTGGAAAGAAGTTCCAATGGGAAGACGTGAAACTATTGTTTTAAATCTTCAGATAGAAACCGTTGATGGATTTTCAGGTCATTCTGACAGACGTCAGCTTATGGCATATGTAAATCATTTAAATCCGAGACCTGAGAAAATTTTTACAATTCATGGAGATGAAAAGAACACTATTGATCTTGCAAGTTCGATATACAAGCGCTTTAGAATTGAGACACATTCTCCAAAGAATTTAGAAACCTATCGTATGTTGTAA